Proteins from a genomic interval of Ferrovibrio terrae:
- a CDS encoding 3-isopropylmalate dehydratase — translation MTATPTGRVWKFGDNIDTDVLAPGLYMKSPLAELAKHCLEAVEPRFAKEVRPGDIVVGGRNFGMGSSREQAVMALRELGVGAVVAPGFAGIFYRNALNLGLLALVCADAGQIRADAVLSVDAANAELRDLDTGKRYACEPLPAHLLQMIADGGLLPNLEKKLKIQRSKEAQA, via the coding sequence ATGACCGCGACACCGACCGGCCGGGTCTGGAAATTCGGCGACAATATCGACACCGACGTGCTGGCGCCGGGCCTCTACATGAAAAGTCCGCTGGCCGAACTGGCGAAACACTGCCTCGAAGCGGTCGAGCCGCGTTTCGCCAAAGAGGTCAGGCCCGGTGATATCGTGGTCGGCGGCCGTAATTTCGGCATGGGGTCGTCGCGCGAGCAGGCGGTGATGGCCCTGCGCGAACTCGGGGTCGGCGCCGTGGTAGCGCCCGGCTTCGCGGGCATCTTCTATCGCAACGCACTCAATCTCGGCCTGTTGGCGCTGGTCTGTGCCGATGCCGGCCAGATCCGCGCCGATGCGGTGTTGTCAGTCGATGCGGCGAATGCCGAGCTGCGCGACCTCGATACCGGTAAACGGTATGCCTGCGAACCGCTGCCGGCGCATCTACTGCAGATGATCGCCGATGGCGGCCTGCTGCCAAATCTGGAAAAGAAACTCAAAATTCAACGCTCAAAGGAGGCGCAGGCATGA
- a CDS encoding branched-chain amino acid ABC transporter permease, which yields MRTPWVILIFALVLLPLPLLIRSEFWLTWLTLALFYAYLGQAWNLLGGYGGQFSFGHALFFGTGAYCTAVLQIQFGINAWAGFVLAAVAAGLVGAATGWLVFRYGLRGSYFALVTLAFAEVFRILANSFAFTGAGVGLLVPLKPGAWQMQFETKAGFFWLLLALVVACLLFTWWLQNARFGARLMAVRENEDAARALGVDPFNTKLLAIIASGAIAGTAGAVYVQLFLYVDPGIAYGPSMSVEALLVPIIGGLGTVFGPVLGAFALHAIAEIGRLVFGEAPGLNLVLYGVLLVLMVLFLPNGLFGLGRFGFGLQRRFKRGGTHA from the coding sequence ATGCGTACGCCGTGGGTAATTCTGATTTTCGCGCTGGTGCTACTGCCGCTGCCGCTGCTGATACGGTCGGAATTCTGGCTGACCTGGCTCACGCTCGCGCTGTTCTATGCCTATCTCGGGCAGGCTTGGAATCTGCTGGGCGGCTACGGCGGGCAGTTCTCCTTCGGCCATGCGCTGTTCTTCGGCACTGGCGCCTATTGCACGGCGGTACTGCAGATCCAGTTTGGCATCAATGCCTGGGCCGGCTTCGTGCTGGCTGCGGTGGCTGCCGGTCTCGTCGGCGCCGCCACTGGCTGGCTGGTCTTCCGCTATGGCCTGCGCGGCTCATACTTCGCCCTGGTCACGCTCGCCTTTGCCGAGGTCTTCCGCATCCTCGCCAATAGCTTCGCCTTCACCGGCGCCGGCGTCGGCCTGCTGGTGCCGCTGAAGCCCGGCGCCTGGCAGATGCAGTTCGAAACCAAGGCCGGCTTCTTCTGGTTGCTGCTGGCCCTGGTCGTTGCCTGCCTGCTGTTCACCTGGTGGCTGCAAAATGCCCGCTTTGGCGCTCGCCTGATGGCGGTGCGCGAAAATGAAGACGCTGCACGCGCGCTCGGCGTCGATCCCTTCAACACCAAACTGCTCGCCATCATCGCGTCGGGCGCCATCGCCGGCACGGCCGGCGCGGTCTATGTGCAGCTCTTCCTCTATGTCGATCCCGGCATTGCTTACGGCCCGTCCATGTCGGTCGAGGCGCTGCTGGTGCCGATCATCGGTGGTCTGGGTACCGTTTTCGGTCCGGTGCTGGGTGCTTTCGCGCTGCATGCAATTGCCGAGATCGGTCGGCTGGTCTTCGGCGAGGCGCCGGGTCTCAATCTGGTGCTGTATGGCGTGTTGCTGGTGCTGATGGTGCTGTTCCTGCCCAATGGCTTGTTCGGCCTTGGCCGGTTCGGTTTCGGCCTGCAGCGCCGCTTCAAGCGGGGAGGGACCCATGCTTGA
- a CDS encoding ABC transporter ATP-binding protein, with protein sequence MLEVRGLHAGYGEVAVLRGIDLDVGKGEIVALLGANGVGKSTLNNNLSGIYRPFAGQIRFMGRDIAGMGTDAIVDAGLIQVPEGRRVFPNLTVQENLELGSYRRGRAQRSFNLERVYTIFPRLKERVTQLAGTLSGGEQQMLAIGRGLMAQPELLVLDEPSLGLSPLLVEEMFSLIQSLNRDGLSILLVEQNVVQSLAIAHRAFVLEHGVIAMSGLAAELLNDPGLKASYLGI encoded by the coding sequence ATGCTTGAAGTGCGCGGACTTCACGCCGGCTATGGCGAAGTGGCGGTCCTGCGCGGTATCGACCTCGATGTCGGCAAGGGCGAGATCGTCGCGCTGCTCGGCGCCAATGGCGTCGGCAAATCGACACTGAACAACAATCTCTCCGGTATCTATCGACCGTTTGCCGGGCAGATCCGCTTCATGGGCCGCGATATCGCCGGCATGGGCACGGATGCCATCGTCGATGCTGGCCTGATCCAGGTGCCGGAAGGCCGTCGGGTCTTTCCGAATCTGACGGTGCAGGAAAATCTCGAGCTTGGCAGTTACCGCCGTGGCCGCGCGCAGCGCAGTTTCAATCTCGAACGGGTCTACACAATCTTTCCCCGCCTGAAGGAGCGTGTGACCCAGCTTGCCGGCACGCTGTCAGGCGGCGAGCAGCAGATGCTGGCCATCGGACGCGGCCTGATGGCCCAGCCTGAGCTTTTGGTGCTGGATGAACCTTCACTGGGCCTGTCGCCGTTGCTGGTGGAGGAAATGTTCAGCCTGATCCAGTCGCTGAACCGCGACGGGCTGTCGATCCTGCTGGTCGAACAGAATGTCGTGCAGTCGCTGGCCATCGCGCATCGCGCCTTCGTGCTGGAGCATGGCGTGATTGCGATGTCTGGCCTCGCAGCCGAGTTGCTGAACGATCCGGGGCTGAAGGCCTCGTATCTGGGGATATGA
- a CDS encoding ABC transporter ATP-binding protein → MLEVTKLSKRFGGLVATNNVSFTVQPGSISALIGPNGAGKTTIFAQISGFHRPDEGDIRFEGSSLLGLTPERICMLGIARTFQIVQPFAGLTVRENIAVGAYLHRAARKTALDHAEAVAQRVGLAPQLDKPAAALTVAGRKRLELAKALATDPRLLLLDEVMAGLNPAEIDEIIPIIRGIRQSGITILLIEHVMRAVMNLSDHAWVLNNGSLIASGTPAQIAADPQVIEAYLGHGAAERMQQAKIQAQVLTGQEAPHA, encoded by the coding sequence ATGCTTGAGGTGACAAAACTCTCCAAGCGCTTCGGCGGTCTGGTCGCGACCAATAATGTCAGCTTCACCGTGCAGCCCGGCAGTATCTCGGCGCTGATCGGCCCGAATGGTGCTGGCAAGACCACCATCTTCGCGCAGATTTCAGGCTTCCACCGACCCGATGAAGGCGACATCCGCTTCGAGGGCAGTTCGTTGCTCGGTCTGACGCCGGAGCGAATCTGCATGCTGGGCATCGCGCGTACTTTCCAGATCGTGCAACCCTTCGCCGGACTGACGGTCCGTGAAAATATCGCCGTGGGCGCCTATCTGCATCGTGCGGCGCGCAAGACGGCACTGGATCATGCCGAAGCTGTGGCGCAGCGCGTCGGCCTCGCTCCGCAGCTCGACAAGCCGGCGGCGGCGCTCACGGTCGCCGGCCGCAAGCGGTTGGAGCTGGCCAAGGCGCTGGCGACCGATCCCAGGCTGTTGCTGCTGGATGAGGTGATGGCGGGGCTTAATCCGGCCGAGATCGATGAAATCATTCCGATCATCCGCGGCATCCGCCAGTCGGGCATTACCATCCTGCTGATTGAGCATGTGATGCGTGCAGTGATGAACCTGTCGGATCACGCCTGGGTGCTGAACAACGGCAGCCTGATCGCCAGTGGCACGCCGGCGCAGATCGCTGCCGACCCGCAGGTGATCGAGGCTTATCTCGGCCATGGCGCGGCCGAACGCATGCAGCAGGCCAAAATCCAGGCCCAGGTTCTGACCGGGCAGGAGGCGCCGCATGCTTGA
- a CDS encoding 3-isopropylmalate dehydratase large subunit encodes MAQKTPMTLAEKLVARAAGRDVVRPGEVITAQVDLAMMHDSGGPRRVAPMLERLQAKLWDPDKVVVISDHYVPAVDAESAGILDLTRKWVKAAGVTKFHDMQGICHVVLPERGHLRPGLFVVGGDSHSPTGGAFGTYMFGVGATEMCGVLVTGEIWLRVPETILLHWTGQLGPGVAAKDMILAMCAKLGMDGGRYQAIQYAGDTLAGLSMQERMTLSNMAAELGAQTGLIAPDTITRDYLQAVGVSAGEIDIASWQTDADAKVAERHDFDAATLSPMVAAPHSPANSAAVAEHRGIVIEQAYIGACTGAKINDLRMAASVLKGRKVASGTRLLIAPASARTTAEAAADGTLATLTEAGAILLSSGCGACAGYGAGVLAENETCIASTARNFKGRMGAGSSKVYLGSPYTVAATAVAGHIVDPRELLA; translated from the coding sequence ATGGCGCAGAAAACCCCGATGACCCTGGCTGAGAAACTGGTGGCGCGCGCCGCCGGGCGGGATGTGGTGCGGCCGGGCGAGGTGATCACCGCCCAAGTCGATCTTGCCATGATGCATGATTCCGGCGGGCCGCGCCGCGTGGCCCCGATGCTGGAACGGCTGCAGGCGAAGCTCTGGGACCCAGACAAGGTGGTGGTGATTTCCGATCACTACGTGCCGGCGGTGGATGCCGAGAGCGCCGGCATTCTCGATCTCACCCGCAAATGGGTGAAGGCGGCCGGCGTGACCAAATTCCACGACATGCAGGGTATCTGCCATGTCGTGCTGCCTGAACGGGGCCATCTGCGCCCGGGCCTGTTTGTCGTCGGCGGCGACAGCCATTCACCCACCGGCGGTGCCTTCGGCACCTATATGTTCGGCGTCGGCGCTACCGAAATGTGCGGCGTGCTGGTCACTGGCGAGATCTGGCTGCGCGTGCCCGAAACCATCCTGCTGCACTGGACCGGCCAGCTCGGCCCCGGTGTGGCAGCCAAGGACATGATCCTGGCCATGTGCGCCAAACTCGGCATGGATGGCGGACGTTATCAAGCGATCCAGTATGCCGGCGACACGCTGGCCGGGCTGTCAATGCAGGAACGCATGACACTGTCAAACATGGCGGCAGAGCTCGGCGCGCAGACCGGCCTGATCGCGCCGGATACCATAACACGCGACTACCTGCAGGCGGTTGGCGTGTCGGCGGGCGAGATCGACATTGCGAGCTGGCAGACGGACGCCGATGCCAAAGTGGCCGAGCGCCACGATTTCGATGCCGCCACGCTGTCGCCCATGGTAGCGGCGCCGCACAGCCCGGCCAACAGTGCCGCCGTTGCTGAGCATCGCGGGATAGTGATTGAGCAGGCATACATTGGTGCCTGCACCGGTGCCAAGATCAACGATCTGCGCATGGCGGCCAGCGTTTTGAAAGGCCGCAAGGTGGCCAGCGGCACACGGCTGCTGATCGCACCGGCCTCGGCGCGCACCACGGCTGAGGCTGCTGCCGACGGTACGCTGGCGACACTCACCGAAGCCGGCGCCATCTTGCTGTCATCGGGCTGCGGTGCCTGTGCCGGCTATGGTGCGGGCGTGCTGGCCGAAAACGAAACCTGCATTGCCTCGACAGCACGTAACTTCAAAGGCCGTATGGGGGCGGGCTCGTCGAAAGTTTATCTCGGCTCGCCCTATACCGTGGCAGCCACCGCCGTCGCCGGCCATATCGTTGATCCCCGGGAGTTGCTGGCATGA
- a CDS encoding hydantoinase B/oxoprolinase family protein: MIDPITLAVLKGRLEQVADEMDATLFRSAFNPIIAEAHDASHGLYHAVTGETLVQGKSGLPIFVGAMAFAVKAVIDKAAKDGDLTDGDVYIFNDPYDGGTHLSDFKLVRPFFRNGKVFCYLASVGHWHDVGGNVPGNYNPVATECFQEGMMIPPVRLYAAGKLRQDVVDILRANTRLPDSLYGDMNGQVNALDLGAKRLHALLDEYTDATVAEALAELKARAALQFRSLIRDLPDGRYAAEDFLDNDGIRDEALRIGLEVVIQGESLTLDFTRTSPACAGPVNIARSTAIAACYVAIKHIFPDVPANSGVLEPVRFVIPETSLISVRAPKPVGGYTETILRVIDVIFSAFAQIAPDRVNGCAYGTINALSLAGHRKDGRRWVMFSFFGGGHGGHPNGDGLNHGNAPISMATIPPLEILEAAYPVAFTEWSLRADSGGAGKHRGGLGAIYEIELLEEEADLFLFGERGKYAPAGVLGGQAALRNRFTYPKDGKPTEPAMVSKLHDAKLKKGDRIRLETPGGGGYGPAAERRQEAITEDLRLGYVTEEGVARNYRKPAAMKQVP, translated from the coding sequence ATGATCGATCCAATTACCCTGGCCGTACTGAAAGGCCGGCTCGAACAGGTCGCCGACGAGATGGATGCGACGCTGTTCCGCTCGGCCTTCAACCCGATCATCGCCGAGGCGCATGACGCCAGCCACGGCCTCTATCATGCCGTCACTGGCGAAACGCTGGTGCAGGGCAAGTCCGGCCTGCCGATCTTTGTCGGCGCTATGGCCTTTGCGGTCAAAGCCGTGATCGACAAGGCTGCCAAAGACGGCGATCTCACCGACGGCGATGTCTATATCTTCAACGATCCTTACGATGGCGGCACGCATTTAAGCGACTTCAAGCTGGTGCGGCCGTTTTTCCGCAACGGCAAGGTCTTCTGCTACCTCGCCTCCGTGGGCCACTGGCACGATGTCGGCGGCAATGTACCGGGCAACTACAACCCGGTCGCCACCGAATGCTTCCAGGAAGGCATGATGATTCCGCCGGTGCGACTCTACGCGGCGGGCAAGCTGCGACAGGATGTGGTGGATATCCTGCGCGCCAACACGCGCCTGCCCGACAGTCTCTATGGCGACATGAACGGCCAGGTGAATGCGCTGGATCTCGGAGCCAAGCGGCTGCATGCCCTGCTGGACGAATACACCGATGCTACGGTGGCCGAGGCGCTGGCCGAGTTGAAAGCCCGCGCCGCACTGCAGTTCCGCAGCCTGATCCGTGACCTGCCCGATGGCCGCTATGCCGCGGAAGACTTCCTCGACAATGACGGCATCCGTGACGAGGCACTGCGCATCGGTCTGGAGGTCGTGATCCAGGGCGAAAGCCTGACGCTGGATTTCACCCGCACCTCGCCGGCCTGCGCCGGCCCGGTGAATATCGCGCGCTCAACCGCCATTGCTGCCTGCTACGTGGCGATCAAGCATATCTTCCCGGATGTCCCCGCCAATTCAGGCGTACTGGAGCCGGTGAGATTCGTCATCCCCGAAACCAGCCTGATCAGCGTGCGCGCGCCCAAGCCGGTCGGCGGTTATACCGAGACGATCCTGCGTGTGATCGACGTGATCTTCTCAGCCTTTGCGCAGATCGCACCGGATCGCGTCAATGGCTGTGCCTATGGCACGATCAATGCACTGTCGCTGGCCGGTCATCGCAAGGACGGCCGGCGCTGGGTGATGTTCAGCTTCTTCGGCGGCGGTCATGGCGGCCATCCCAATGGAGACGGCCTCAATCACGGCAACGCACCGATCTCGATGGCGACGATTCCGCCGCTGGAAATCCTTGAGGCCGCCTACCCCGTGGCCTTCACCGAATGGAGTCTGCGCGCCGACAGTGGCGGCGCCGGCAAACATCGCGGCGGGCTGGGTGCGATCTACGAGATCGAACTGCTCGAGGAAGAGGCTGATCTTTTCCTGTTCGGCGAGCGCGGCAAATATGCGCCGGCAGGTGTGCTCGGAGGGCAAGCCGCACTTCGTAACCGTTTCACCTATCCCAAAGATGGCAAGCCCACCGAACCCGCCATGGTGTCGAAGCTGCATGACGCCAAGCTGAAGAAGGGTGACCGGATCCGGCTCGAGACGCCCGGTGGCGGCGGCTACGGCCCGGCGGCCGAGCGCAGGCAGGAGGCCATCACCGAGGACCTGCGTCTGGGTTACGTTACCGAAGAAGGGGTTGCCCGCAACTATAGAAAACCTGCCGCCATGAAGCAGGTACCGTAA
- a CDS encoding isocitrate lyase/PEP mutase family protein — translation MTELRERLDRGDIIVAPGVYDGLSALVATQAGFEALYLSGASIAYTRFGRSDIGLVSMSEVADTLGAICERVETPIIVDADTGFGNALNVQRTVKLFERNGAAGIQLEDQSTPKRCGHLDGKTLVSTGEMIGKIKAALDARKSEDTLIVARTDAIAVEGIAAAMERADRYIEAGCDVLFVEAPQSVDEMRSIISRFGNRVPLMANMVEGGKTPLLSSAELARIGYRLAIFPGGLTRALAHCMQAYFASLQQHGTTAPFRDRMLDFSALNALIGTPELLEEGRKYDPSRHESRS, via the coding sequence ATGACTGAGCTGCGCGAACGTCTCGATCGCGGCGATATCATCGTGGCGCCCGGCGTCTACGATGGCCTGAGCGCGCTGGTCGCGACGCAGGCCGGTTTCGAGGCGCTGTATCTCTCGGGCGCCAGCATCGCCTATACACGGTTTGGCCGCTCCGATATTGGGCTTGTCTCGATGAGCGAGGTGGCCGATACGCTGGGCGCGATCTGCGAACGCGTCGAGACGCCGATCATCGTCGATGCCGATACCGGCTTCGGCAATGCCCTGAACGTGCAGCGCACGGTGAAGCTGTTCGAGCGCAACGGCGCCGCCGGCATCCAGCTGGAAGACCAGTCGACGCCGAAACGTTGCGGCCATCTGGACGGCAAGACGCTGGTCTCGACCGGAGAGATGATCGGCAAGATCAAGGCGGCGCTGGACGCACGCAAATCGGAAGACACGCTGATCGTGGCGCGCACCGACGCCATCGCGGTCGAAGGCATTGCCGCTGCGATGGAGCGTGCCGATCGCTATATCGAGGCCGGCTGCGACGTACTGTTCGTCGAGGCGCCGCAGAGCGTGGACGAGATGCGCAGCATCATCAGCCGCTTCGGCAATCGCGTGCCGCTGATGGCCAATATGGTGGAAGGCGGCAAGACGCCGCTGCTGTCCTCGGCCGAACTGGCCCGGATCGGCTACCGGCTGGCGATTTTTCCCGGCGGCCTGACGCGCGCGCTGGCGCATTGCATGCAGGCCTATTTCGCCTCGCTGCAACAGCATGGCACCACGGCGCCATTCCGCGACCGCATGCTGGATTTCTCGGCGCTCAATGCCCTGATCGGCACCCCGGAGCTGCTGGAAGAGGGCCGCAAATACGATCCCTCCCGTCACGAGAGCCGCTCATGA
- a CDS encoding hydantoinase/oxoprolinase family protein has translation MPTSQQIEAGRLAPRLAVGVDVGGTFTDVFFLDEANGHIDVAKVPSTRGDQAAGFIEGLRSKAELKQIATVVHGTTVGTNALLERKGARTGIITTRGFRDVLEMRRRDRPTTWGLWGQFTPVVPRDLRLEVAERVLADGSIRETVDAEEVKQAARELLARGAEAVAVVFINAYANPGNERVALAAVKDVWPNAYVTASSDILPEIREFERTSTAALNAYLQPPVGSYLRKLESRLQGDGFAGQLLIVQSNGGVMSVDSAASRPVRTALSGPAAGVIACQHIAVAAGFPNVVTCDMGGTSFDVSLIADGAPAMSAQTAIDFGMVVRAPMVEITTIGAGGGSIAWIDRGGILQIGPESAGSDPGPVAYGLGNDRPTVTDANVVMGRIDAERPIGGKLKRLDVEAAKAAIAEHIAEPLGLDVMAAAEAIIKVANSRMAGAIRLVSIERGHNPRDFAAMPFGGGGALHVGALIKEVGLASALVPRFPGVTSALGCVIADMRHDFVRTVNKTLDDTDPSVLDTAIAEAAGEGLRLLDQAGIAFEGRTISVELDMSYLGQTHTVAVPLPGDFTQPAKLSRAGIKTAFEAAYAAAFGRVLENIGIRVLNLRVAVIGRRKKFDLALLAPPSEGSVEAAKRTTRKVWIDGAWHEAGIFRRLELPLGAVVPGPAILEQPDTTILIEADLVGEVDKFGNLIVRRKA, from the coding sequence ATGCCAACATCACAACAGATTGAGGCAGGTCGGCTGGCCCCGCGTTTGGCCGTGGGCGTCGATGTCGGCGGCACCTTCACGGATGTCTTTTTCCTCGACGAAGCCAATGGCCACATCGACGTTGCCAAGGTGCCGTCGACCCGTGGCGACCAGGCGGCGGGCTTCATCGAGGGCCTGCGCAGCAAGGCCGAGCTGAAGCAGATCGCCACGGTGGTGCATGGCACCACCGTGGGGACCAACGCGCTGCTGGAGCGCAAGGGTGCGCGGACCGGCATTATCACCACGCGCGGCTTCCGCGATGTGCTGGAAATGCGCCGGCGCGACCGGCCGACCACCTGGGGCCTCTGGGGCCAGTTCACGCCGGTGGTGCCGCGCGATCTGCGGCTGGAAGTTGCTGAGCGCGTGCTGGCCGATGGCAGCATTCGGGAAACCGTTGATGCCGAAGAGGTGAAGCAGGCCGCACGCGAGTTGCTGGCGCGCGGTGCCGAAGCGGTCGCCGTGGTTTTCATCAACGCCTATGCCAACCCGGGCAACGAGCGCGTGGCGCTGGCGGCAGTGAAAGACGTCTGGCCGAATGCTTATGTGACCGCATCTTCCGATATCCTGCCCGAAATTCGTGAATTCGAGCGCACCTCCACGGCGGCGCTGAATGCCTATCTGCAGCCGCCGGTCGGCAGCTATCTGCGCAAGCTGGAAAGCCGCCTGCAGGGCGACGGTTTCGCAGGCCAGCTGCTGATCGTGCAGTCCAACGGCGGCGTGATGAGCGTAGACAGCGCCGCGAGCCGGCCGGTGCGCACGGCTTTGTCCGGTCCCGCTGCCGGCGTGATCGCCTGTCAGCATATCGCGGTGGCGGCCGGATTCCCCAATGTCGTGACCTGCGACATGGGCGGCACCAGTTTCGACGTGTCGCTGATCGCTGATGGCGCACCGGCCATGAGCGCACAGACCGCCATCGATTTCGGCATGGTGGTGCGCGCGCCTATGGTCGAGATCACCACCATCGGCGCTGGCGGTGGTTCGATCGCCTGGATCGACCGTGGTGGCATCCTGCAGATCGGCCCGGAAAGCGCCGGCTCCGATCCCGGCCCGGTGGCCTATGGTCTGGGCAACGACCGGCCGACCGTGACCGACGCCAATGTGGTGATGGGCCGTATCGATGCCGAACGCCCGATTGGTGGCAAGCTCAAGCGGCTCGATGTCGAGGCCGCGAAGGCCGCCATCGCGGAACACATTGCCGAGCCGCTCGGCCTTGATGTCATGGCGGCGGCCGAAGCCATCATCAAGGTGGCGAATTCACGCATGGCCGGCGCCATCCGCCTGGTTTCTATTGAGCGCGGCCACAATCCGCGCGATTTCGCCGCCATGCCGTTTGGCGGTGGCGGCGCGCTGCATGTCGGCGCGCTCATCAAGGAAGTCGGCCTGGCCTCGGCGCTGGTGCCGCGCTTTCCAGGCGTCACGTCGGCGCTCGGCTGCGTGATTGCCGACATGCGGCATGACTTCGTGCGTACGGTGAACAAGACGCTGGACGATACCGATCCGTCCGTTCTGGACACCGCGATTGCCGAGGCCGCCGGCGAGGGCCTGCGTCTGCTGGATCAGGCTGGTATCGCTTTCGAGGGCCGCACGATCTCGGTCGAGCTCGACATGTCCTATCTCGGTCAGACCCATACCGTGGCCGTGCCGCTGCCGGGTGATTTCACCCAGCCGGCAAAACTGTCACGTGCTGGCATCAAGACGGCCTTTGAGGCGGCTTATGCCGCAGCCTTTGGCCGTGTGCTGGAGAATATCGGCATCCGGGTGCTGAACCTGCGGGTCGCCGTCATCGGCCGGCGCAAAAAATTCGATCTCGCGCTGCTGGCACCGCCGTCTGAAGGCTCGGTTGAGGCCGCGAAGCGGACAACCCGGAAAGTCTGGATCGATGGCGCCTGGCACGAGGCCGGCATCTTCCGCCGGCTGGAACTGCCGCTGGGCGCGGTGGTTCCCGGTCCGGCCATTCTGGAACAGCCCGACACGACGATCCTGATCGAAGCCGATCTGGTCGGCGAGGTCGACAAATTCGGCAACCTGATCGTGAGGCGGAAAGCCTGA
- a CDS encoding cysteine hydrolase family protein, producing MSATQLDLKRTALLIVDLQNDFLHEKGAYARGGASLPGTTALIANMKSVTDTMRSAGGLIISTQFTLVPGRGGEPLISPHLQQLRPFLRKGDFQPGGWGHSLIDELAPADFVIEKVAYSAFYMTRLEFVLRKVGIETLLIGGIVTNGGVASTLRDAHVRDIHAMLLTDGCAAFSREAHEASIASLGTVAPKLTCAEAVKLIQAA from the coding sequence ATGAGCGCAACCCAGCTGGATCTCAAGCGCACCGCGCTGCTGATCGTCGATCTGCAGAATGATTTCCTGCACGAAAAAGGCGCCTATGCGCGGGGCGGCGCCAGCCTGCCGGGGACTACCGCGCTGATCGCCAATATGAAGTCGGTGACAGACACGATGCGGTCGGCCGGCGGTTTGATCATCTCGACGCAGTTTACCCTGGTGCCAGGGCGTGGCGGTGAGCCGTTGATCAGTCCGCATCTGCAGCAACTGCGGCCATTCCTGCGTAAGGGCGATTTCCAGCCCGGCGGCTGGGGCCACAGCCTGATCGATGAACTGGCACCGGCGGATTTCGTGATCGAGAAGGTGGCCTATTCGGCCTTCTATATGACACGGCTGGAATTCGTGCTGCGCAAGGTGGGCATCGAGACGCTGCTGATCGGCGGCATCGTCACCAATGGCGGCGTCGCCAGCACGCTGCGCGATGCTCATGTGCGCGACATTCATGCCATGCTACTGACCGATGGCTGTGCTGCCTTCAGCCGCGAGGCCCATGAAGCCAGCATTGCTTCGCTCGGTACCGTGGCGCCGAAACTGACCTGCGCCGAAGCCGTGAAACTGATCCAGGCCGCATGA
- a CDS encoding Bug family tripartite tricarboxylate transporter substrate binding protein encodes MQKLLIALFSLALLPSAVLAQAYPSRPVTLVVPYPPGGTTDIVARLVAPKISEQIGQPIVIENRAGAGGTIGAGFVTKAAPDGYTLLLGTPPDQVTAQFLTKQIAYDPARDFAPISLLVRGPNVLVVNPGVPAKTVAEFVALAKQQPGKLNFASAGKGNTSHLSGELFKSRAGIDITHVPYRGNAPASQDLLAGHVQALFEAPAASLGNIREGRVRPLAVTSGQRLKTLPDVPTFAEAGVNGVEVYTWFSILAPAKTPPDIIAKLNKATSAVLADAGIRTRLEELSFEVVGGAPGVLGKFIADETVKWEKVIKDANITTD; translated from the coding sequence ATGCAGAAACTGCTGATCGCCCTGTTCAGTCTCGCCCTGCTGCCATCGGCAGTTCTGGCGCAGGCCTATCCGTCACGACCGGTCACGCTCGTCGTGCCGTATCCGCCGGGCGGCACCACCGATATCGTTGCACGCCTGGTTGCGCCCAAGATTTCGGAGCAGATTGGCCAGCCCATCGTGATCGAAAATCGTGCCGGTGCTGGCGGTACAATCGGCGCAGGTTTCGTGACGAAGGCTGCACCGGATGGCTACACGCTGTTGCTGGGCACGCCGCCTGACCAGGTGACGGCGCAGTTCCTCACCAAGCAGATTGCCTATGACCCCGCCAGGGATTTCGCACCGATCTCGCTGCTGGTGCGCGGACCGAATGTGCTGGTGGTCAATCCCGGTGTGCCGGCGAAAACCGTTGCCGAATTCGTAGCATTGGCCAAGCAGCAGCCGGGCAAGCTGAATTTCGCCTCGGCTGGCAAAGGCAACACCAGTCACCTTTCTGGTGAATTATTCAAATCCCGTGCTGGCATCGACATCACGCATGTGCCCTATCGCGGCAATGCGCCGGCCTCGCAGGATCTGCTGGCCGGTCATGTGCAGGCGCTGTTCGAGGCGCCGGCAGCCTCGCTGGGCAATATCCGCGAAGGCCGTGTGCGCCCACTGGCGGTCACTTCGGGACAGCGCCTGAAGACCCTGCCGGATGTGCCGACCTTCGCCGAAGCCGGAGTGAACGGCGTCGAAGTCTATACCTGGTTCAGCATCCTGGCGCCGGCCAAGACGCCGCCAGATATCATTGCAAAGCTGAACAAAGCCACCAGTGCGGTTCTGGCCGATGCCGGTATCCGTACCCGGCTGGAAGAGCTGAGTTTTGAGGTTGTTGGTGGCGCGCCCGGTGTGCTGGGCAAGTTCATTGCCGACGAAACGGTGAAGTGGGAGAAAGTTATTAAAGATGCCAACATCACAACAGATTGA